A window from Ciconia boyciana chromosome 21, ASM3463844v1, whole genome shotgun sequence encodes these proteins:
- the LOC140661964 gene encoding ras-related protein Rab-39A-like produces the protein MEPRWQYQFRVIMLGDSTVGKSSLLRCYTEGVFLDAINQTVGVDFYVQFVELEPGLRVKLQFWDTAGQERFRSVTRSYYRNSAGGMLLFDLTNRVSFESVRQWHREVTDTVQPFRIVFLLVGHKSDLAGQRRVGRKEAEKLAASLGVQYVETSAKDASNVVQAFQMLTLAIYQALQTGQLAPTEAWDGVKSSVPLPALLKAPEKEEKRKRCSC, from the exons ATGGAGCCGCGGTGGCAATACCAGTTCCGGGTGATCATGCTGGGGGACTCGACGGTGGGGAAGTCCTCGCTGCTGCGGTGCTACACCGAGGGCGTCTTCCTGGATGCCATCAACCAGACGGTGGGGGTGGATTTCTACGTCCAGTTCGTGGAGCtggagccggggctgcgggtGAAGCTGCAGTTCTGGGATACGGCCGGGCAGGAGCGGTTCAG GTCCGTGACTCGCTCCTACTACCGCAACTCGGCTGGGGGGATGCTGCTCTTCGACCTCACCAACCGCGTGTCCTTTGAGAGCGTCCGGCAGTGGCACCGGGAGGTGACGGACACGGTCCAGCCATTCCGCATCGTCTTCTTGCTGGTGGGACACAAGAGCGACCTGGCAGGGCAGCGGCGGGtgggcaggaaggaggcagagaagcTGGCAGCCTCGCTGGGGGTGCAGTACGTCGAGACCTCGGCCAAGGACGCCAGCAACGTGGTCCAGGCTTTCCAGATGCTGACGCTGGCCATCTACCAAGCACTGCAAACGGGGCAGCTGGCTCCCACCGAGGCGTGGGACGGGGTGAAGAGCAGCGTCCCACTGCCAGCGCTGCTCAAGGCTCcggagaaggaagagaagcgGAAGAGATGCTCGTGCTAG
- the LOC140662111 gene encoding ras-related protein Rab-42-like, translating into MGTVTGPFEDTNPGGHYQFRVIVLGDAAVGKSSLLRCFAEGPGRGTATPCPTVGVEFYSRTVPLPPAGKAKLQLWDTAGQERFRSITRSFYRSAAGVLLVFDLTNRASFEHVPEWYREAAGDRPPAFVLVGHKCDLVAERAVSAEEAGHLATALGMAFVETSARSNLNVELAFQTLAGGIQQALGQGVLAPHRGCGGIRLIPSQSRRRPPAQGEPRERCRC; encoded by the exons ATGGGGACGGTGACGGGGCCCTTTGAGGACACCAACCCCGGGGGACACTACCAGTTCCGCGTCATCGTGCTGGGGGACGCGGCGGTGGGGAAGTCGTCGCTGCTGCGCTGCTTCGCGGAGGGTCCGGGCAGGGGGAcggccaccccctgccccaccgtCGGCGTGGAGTTTTACAGCCGCACCgtcccgctgccgcccgccggcAAGGCcaagctgcagctctgggacACGGCCGGCCAGGAGCGGTTCAG GTCCATCACCAGGTCCTTCTACCGGAGCGCGGCGGGGGTGCTGCTGGTGTTCGACCTCACCAACCGGGCGTCCTTCGAGCACGTCCCCGAGTGGTACCGCGAAGCCGCCGGGGACCGGCCCCCCGCCTTCGTCCTGGTGGGACACAAGTGTGACCTGGTGGCCGAGCGAGCCGTGTCGGCGGAGGAGGCCGGGCACCTGGCCACCGCCCTGGGCATGGCCTTCGTGGAGACCTCGGCCCGCAGCAACCTCAACGTGGAGCTGGCCTTCCAGACGCTGGCGGGGGGCATCCAGCaggcgctggggcagggggtcctCGCCCCTcaccggggctgcggcggcATCAGGCTCATCCCCAGCCAgagccgccgccggcccccggcgCAGGGGGAGCCCCGGGAGCGCTGCCGGTGCTGA
- the LOC140661965 gene encoding discoidin, CUB and LCCL domain-containing protein 1-like isoform X1: MRAGGGAARGALALALLRRCLLLGPLGLRPAGGQDGDGCGHTLLTPHSGTLSSKNYPGTYPNHTACRWQLQAPPGTSLLLAFGDVDLEPSERCARSSLLLTDTQASTAYGPYCRNAVPATPLLVTNSSAVTVLFNSTSHRSGRGLLLSYATSQHPDLVSCLARGTHYTQEYVSVYCPAGCKDIDGDIWGNPSQGYRDTSVLCKAAVHAGVIADELGGQVTLSREKGITLYESAFANGLHSKRGSLSEKRLIFHRACGDALEVAAFNASSWWHEVDALGQDRAWAAERAALGTAGRSWAAEPGSKAAWLELDLGTRRNVTGIITKGSSEQYDYYVTSYQVSSSRDGKNWRPYRGRGGQEDKVFEGNADSHGEVSNAFIPPIVARYVRVTPQSWHQRVALKVALVGCQLARVRAPRPYVPSVPKDVPVPTSRPASRTPIPGIALDPEKAGSTLLVMLLIGGFVLFCSSLLLLAFLCRRKRKPAAELNCGITKGYPKLEPSQVCSLQSLPPPDSLLASFPTAAAPGDLSQTHSPEYAEPDLLPVSPSTQAGPSTFKPLPDEGYALPLVVSHYDVPGTYHEYAEPLPPEPEYATPFSEPEPAGTRWSPCGITGLPGSPPARYDAPAPRPGELPAGCAAPRGERTAGAGGDVPSPEGPGCQLRDCPLSHVYHEAL, encoded by the exons atgcgggcgggcggcggggcggcgcggggggcgctGGCGCTGGCGCTGCTCCgccgctgcctgctgctgggcccGCTGGGGCTGCGCCCGGCCGGCGGACAGGACG GGGACGGCTGCGGCCACACACTGCTGACACCCCACAGCGGCACCCTCAGCTCCAAGAACTACCCGGGCACCTACCCCAACCACACCGCCTGCCGCTGGCAGCTGCAGGCCCCCCCGGgcacctccctcctcctggcCTTCGGGGACGTGGACCTGGAGCCCTCCGAGCGCTGCGCCcgcagctccctgctgctcacCGACACCCAGGCCAGCACTGCCTACG GGCCCTACTGCAGGAACGCCGTCCCTGCCACCCCGCTCCTGGTGACAAACTCCAGCGCCGTGACCGTCCTGTTCAACAGCACCAGCCACCGCTCGGGACGAGGCCTCCTCCTGTCCTACGCCACCTCGCAGCACCCAG ACCTGGTCTCCTGCCTGGCTCGAGGCACCCACTACACCCAGGAGTACGTCAG CGTGTACTGCCCCGCGGGCTGCAAGGACATCGATGGGGACATCTGGGGCAACCCAAGCCAGGGCTACCGGGAC accTCGGTGCTGTGCAAGGCGGCCGTGCACGCCGGGGTGATCGCGGACGAGCTGGGCGGGCAGGTCACCCTGTCCCGGGAGAAGGGGATCACGCTCTACGAGTCGGCCTTCGCCAACGGGCTCCACTCCAAAAG GGGATCCCTCTCCGAGAAGCGGCTCATATTCCAcagag CCTGCGGCGACGCGCTGGAGGTGGCCGCCTTCAACGCCTCGTCCTGGTGGCACGAGGTGGACGCGCTGGGGCAGGACCGAGCCTGGGCGGCCGAACGGGCAGCACTCGGCACCGCCGGCCGCTCCTGGGCGGCTGAACCCGGCTCCAAGGCCGCCTGGCTGGAGCTGGACCTGGGCACCCGCAGGAACGTCACAG GCATCATCACGAAGGGCTCCTCCGAGCAGTACGACTACTACGTGACGTCCTACCAGGTCTCCTCCAGCCGCGACGGGAAGAACTGGAGACCCTACAGAGGCAGGGGTGGCCAGGAGGACAAG GTCTTTGAAGGAAACGCCGACAGCCACGGGGAGGTCTCCAACGCCTTCATCCCCCCCATCGTCGCCCGCTACGTCCGCGTCACGCCCCAGAGCTGGCACCAGCGCGTGGCCTTGAAGGTGGCCCTGGTGGGCTGCCAGCTGGCGCGGGTCCGTGCGCCCCGGCCCTACG TGCCCAGCGTCCCCAAGgacgtccctgtccccaccagcCGCCCGGCCAGCCGCACACCCATCCCCGGCATCGCTCTGGACCCGGAGAAGGCAg gctccACGCTGCTGGTGATGCTGCTCATCGGCGGCTTCGTGCTcttctgctccagcctcctgctgctggctttcCTCTGCCGCAGGAAGAG GAAGCCGGCGGCAGAGCTGAACTGCGGGATCACGAAAG GGTACCCCAAACTGGAGCCGAGCCAGGTGtgctccctgcagagcctgcCACCCCCCGACTCCCTGCTGGCCTCCTTCCCCACAGCGGCTGCGCCGGGGGACCTCAGCCAGACCCATTCGCCAG AGTACGCCGAGCCGGACCTGCTGCCGGtgagccccagcacccaggcgGGTCCCTCCACCTTCAAGCCGCTCCCGGACGAGGGCTACGCGCTGCCGCTGGTCGTCAGCCACTACGACGTACCGGGAACATACCACGAGTACGCCGAGCCGCTGCCGCCCGAGCCCGAGTACGCCACGCCGTTCAGCGAGCCTGAGCCCGCCGGTACCCGCTGGAGCCCCTGCGGCATCACGGGcctccccggctcccccccgGCGCGGTACGATGCaccggccccgcggcccggggAGCTGCCGGCCGGCTGCGCGGCCCCCCGGGGGGAGCGGACTGCCGGCGCCGGTGGGGACGTCCCCTCTCCGGAGGGGCCCGGCTGCCAGCTGCGGGACTGTCCCCTCTCACACGTGTACCACGAAGCCTTGTGA
- the TAF12 gene encoding transcription initiation factor TFIID subunit 12, which translates to MQIARGMLGLLPAEPESRRGAFGGRGDAHAQPGSRPIGGAVKRFRVVAGGAPGRAPGARRRERSRRRCLGPPAGHGELIGLGPHNPKKKQDLDKLYDLKAKAQQIMNQFGPSTLINLSNFSSIKPEPASTPPQSSMANSTTVAKMPGTPSGGGRLSPESNQVLTKKKLQDLVREVDPNEQLDEDVEEMLLQIADDFIESVVTAACQLARHRKSNTLEVKDVQLHLERQWNMWIPGFGSEEIRPYKKACTTEAHKQRMALIRKTTKK; encoded by the exons ATGCAAATCGCGCGGGGCATGCTGGGACTCCTCCCCGCCGAGCCTGAGTCGAGGAGGGGCGCCTTTGGCGGGCGCGGTGACGCGCATGCGCAGCCAGGCTCTCGTCCGATTGGCGGCGCTGTGAAGCGTTTCCGGGTGGTGGCGGGCGGTGCCCCCGGAAGGGCTCCGGGTGCGCGGCGGAGGGAGCGCAGCCGGCGGCGGTGCCTCGGTCCGCCCGCGGGTCATGGGGAG ttgaTTGGTTTGGGTCCCCACAACCCCAAGAAGAAGCAGGACCTAGATAAGCTTTATGATCTAAAAGCTAAAGCCCAACAGATTATGAACCAGTTTGGCCCTTCTACCTTGATCAACCTCTCCAACTTCTCCTCGATAAAGCCAGAACCAGCCAGCACTCCCCCGCAGAGCTCCATGGCCAACAGCACCACCGTGGCAAAGATGCCGGGGACGCCCAGCGGAGGAGGACGGCTCAGTCCCGAAAGCAACCAG GTTTTAACCAAGAAGAAATTGCAGGACCTGGTGCGTGAGGTGGATCCGAACGAGCAGCTGGATGAAGATGTGGAGGAA ATGCTGTTGCAGATCGCCGATGATTTCATAGAGAGCGTGGTGACGGCTGCCTGCCAGCTTGCACGGCATCGCAAGTCAAACACCCTGGAAGTGAAAGACGTCCAGTTGCATCTTG AGCGTCAGTGGAACATGTGGATCCCGGGCTTTGGTTCTGAAGAAATCAGGCCCTACAAAAAAGCCTGCACTACAGAAGCTCACAAACAG AGAATGGCACTGATTCGCAAAACCACCAAGAAATAG
- the LOC140661965 gene encoding discoidin, CUB and LCCL domain-containing protein 1-like isoform X2, with amino-acid sequence MRAGGGAARGALALALLRRCLLLGPLGLRPAGGQDGDGCGHTLLTPHSGTLSSKNYPGTYPNHTACRWQLQAPPGTSLLLAFGDVDLEPSERCARSSLLLTDTQASTAYGPYCRNAVPATPLLVTNSSAVTVLFNSTSHRSGRGLLLSYATSQHPDLVSCLARGTHYTQEYVSVYCPAGCKDIDGDIWGNPSQGYRDTSVLCKAAVHAGVIADELGGQVTLSREKGITLYESAFANGLHSKRGSLSEKRLIFHRGIITKGSSEQYDYYVTSYQVSSSRDGKNWRPYRGRGGQEDKVFEGNADSHGEVSNAFIPPIVARYVRVTPQSWHQRVALKVALVGCQLARVRAPRPYVPSVPKDVPVPTSRPASRTPIPGIALDPEKAGSTLLVMLLIGGFVLFCSSLLLLAFLCRRKRKPAAELNCGITKGYPKLEPSQVCSLQSLPPPDSLLASFPTAAAPGDLSQTHSPEYAEPDLLPVSPSTQAGPSTFKPLPDEGYALPLVVSHYDVPGTYHEYAEPLPPEPEYATPFSEPEPAGTRWSPCGITGLPGSPPARYDAPAPRPGELPAGCAAPRGERTAGAGGDVPSPEGPGCQLRDCPLSHVYHEAL; translated from the exons atgcgggcgggcggcggggcggcgcggggggcgctGGCGCTGGCGCTGCTCCgccgctgcctgctgctgggcccGCTGGGGCTGCGCCCGGCCGGCGGACAGGACG GGGACGGCTGCGGCCACACACTGCTGACACCCCACAGCGGCACCCTCAGCTCCAAGAACTACCCGGGCACCTACCCCAACCACACCGCCTGCCGCTGGCAGCTGCAGGCCCCCCCGGgcacctccctcctcctggcCTTCGGGGACGTGGACCTGGAGCCCTCCGAGCGCTGCGCCcgcagctccctgctgctcacCGACACCCAGGCCAGCACTGCCTACG GGCCCTACTGCAGGAACGCCGTCCCTGCCACCCCGCTCCTGGTGACAAACTCCAGCGCCGTGACCGTCCTGTTCAACAGCACCAGCCACCGCTCGGGACGAGGCCTCCTCCTGTCCTACGCCACCTCGCAGCACCCAG ACCTGGTCTCCTGCCTGGCTCGAGGCACCCACTACACCCAGGAGTACGTCAG CGTGTACTGCCCCGCGGGCTGCAAGGACATCGATGGGGACATCTGGGGCAACCCAAGCCAGGGCTACCGGGAC accTCGGTGCTGTGCAAGGCGGCCGTGCACGCCGGGGTGATCGCGGACGAGCTGGGCGGGCAGGTCACCCTGTCCCGGGAGAAGGGGATCACGCTCTACGAGTCGGCCTTCGCCAACGGGCTCCACTCCAAAAG GGGATCCCTCTCCGAGAAGCGGCTCATATTCCAcagag GCATCATCACGAAGGGCTCCTCCGAGCAGTACGACTACTACGTGACGTCCTACCAGGTCTCCTCCAGCCGCGACGGGAAGAACTGGAGACCCTACAGAGGCAGGGGTGGCCAGGAGGACAAG GTCTTTGAAGGAAACGCCGACAGCCACGGGGAGGTCTCCAACGCCTTCATCCCCCCCATCGTCGCCCGCTACGTCCGCGTCACGCCCCAGAGCTGGCACCAGCGCGTGGCCTTGAAGGTGGCCCTGGTGGGCTGCCAGCTGGCGCGGGTCCGTGCGCCCCGGCCCTACG TGCCCAGCGTCCCCAAGgacgtccctgtccccaccagcCGCCCGGCCAGCCGCACACCCATCCCCGGCATCGCTCTGGACCCGGAGAAGGCAg gctccACGCTGCTGGTGATGCTGCTCATCGGCGGCTTCGTGCTcttctgctccagcctcctgctgctggctttcCTCTGCCGCAGGAAGAG GAAGCCGGCGGCAGAGCTGAACTGCGGGATCACGAAAG GGTACCCCAAACTGGAGCCGAGCCAGGTGtgctccctgcagagcctgcCACCCCCCGACTCCCTGCTGGCCTCCTTCCCCACAGCGGCTGCGCCGGGGGACCTCAGCCAGACCCATTCGCCAG AGTACGCCGAGCCGGACCTGCTGCCGGtgagccccagcacccaggcgGGTCCCTCCACCTTCAAGCCGCTCCCGGACGAGGGCTACGCGCTGCCGCTGGTCGTCAGCCACTACGACGTACCGGGAACATACCACGAGTACGCCGAGCCGCTGCCGCCCGAGCCCGAGTACGCCACGCCGTTCAGCGAGCCTGAGCCCGCCGGTACCCGCTGGAGCCCCTGCGGCATCACGGGcctccccggctcccccccgGCGCGGTACGATGCaccggccccgcggcccggggAGCTGCCGGCCGGCTGCGCGGCCCCCCGGGGGGAGCGGACTGCCGGCGCCGGTGGGGACGTCCCCTCTCCGGAGGGGCCCGGCTGCCAGCTGCGGGACTGTCCCCTCTCACACGTGTACCACGAAGCCTTGTGA